Proteins found in one Aethina tumida isolate Nest 87 chromosome 1, icAetTumi1.1, whole genome shotgun sequence genomic segment:
- the LOC109595167 gene encoding flavin reductase (NADPH), whose protein sequence is MERVVIFGSTGMTGVCAVEAAVNKGLNVRAFVRDPSKLPDHLRNSVEVVRGDVLNYNDVLNAIKDVTAVVVVLGTNNDLKPTTVLSKGAENIVKAMKELNVEIISVCLSAFLFYEPDKVPPMFKDLNADHQREFDVIKSSGLKYIAVLPPHIADQPGSDYQIQHDASPGRVISKHDLGRFLVDCLTQPEHYGKRCGICTKH, encoded by the exons ATGGAAAGAGTTGTGATTTTTGGTTCTACTGGTATGACCGGAGTTTGTGCGGTGGAAGCTGCAGTTAATAAAG GTCTGAATGTCCGAGCGTTCGTAAGAGACCCATCTAAGTTGCCAGACCACCTGAGAAATAGTGTAGAAGTTGTAAGAGGCGACGTTCTCAATTATAATGACGTCCTGAATGCCATCAAAGATGTGACTGCTGTCGTCGTAGTACTGGGCACAAACAACGATTTAAAGCCCACCACAGTCTTGAGTAAAGGTGCCGAAAATATTGTCAAGGCGATGAAAGAGCTCAACGTCGAAATTATATCCGTATGCCTTTCCGCATTCTTGTTTTATGAGCCGGATAAGGTTCCCCCAATGTTCAAGGATTTGAATGCTGATCATCAGAGAGAGTTTGATGTAATTAAATCGTCAGGCTTGAAATATATTGCTGTACTTCCCCCCCACATTGCTG ATCAGCCCGGAAGTGATTACCAAATCCAACACGACGCTTCTCCAGGACGAGTCATCTCCAAGCACGATCTTGGTAGATTCCTTGTAGACTGCTTAACCCAACCAGAGCATTATGGAAAAAGATGTGGTATTTGTACTAAACACTAA
- the LOC109595168 gene encoding N-alpha-acetyltransferase 80 isoform X2 produces MTIELLPLHHHPEYILDCCTLLNDEWKRSETARLRSLESSSDHLPTCLVLLQNKMLVGHVKLSRIPSIPEACFLESVVIRKCMRGQGYGTVLMQKTEDYCRDILKLITIYLSTQGQEKFYAKLGYIECYPVSIYGGCPGMPIIQTVSKEEYSDNKEDENT; encoded by the exons aTGACTATTGAACTTTTACCATTGCACCACCACCCAGAGTACATACTGGACTGTTGCACTTTATTAAATGATGAATGGAAACGGAGTGAAACTGCTAGGTTGAGAAGCTTAGAAAGTTCAAGTGATCATCTTCCAACATGTTTAGTTCTCTTGCAGAATAAAATGCTTGTTGGACATGTAAAATTAAGTCGCATTCCAAGTATACCTGAAGCATGTTTTTTGGAGTCTGTTGTTATAAGGAAATGTATGAGAGGACAGGGTTATGGTACAGTTCTAATGCAGAAGACTGAGGATTATTGTAGagacatattaaaattgattactatttatttatcaacacAGGGACAAGAAAAGTTTTATGCTAAACTAGGATATATTGAATGCTACCCAGTATCTATTTATGGAGGATGTCCAGGAATGCCAATAATTCAAACTGTTTCAAAGG AAGAGTATTCTGACAATAAAGAAGATGAAAATACCTAA
- the LOC109595168 gene encoding N-alpha-acetyltransferase 80 isoform X3, producing the protein MTIELLPLHHHPEYILDCCTLLNDEWKRSETARLRSLESSSDHLPTCLVLLQNKMLVGHVKLSRIPSIPEACFLESVVIRKCMRGQGYGTVLMQKTEDYCRDILKLITIYLSTQGQEKFYAKLGYIECYPVSIYGGCPGMPIIQTVSKDSN; encoded by the exons aTGACTATTGAACTTTTACCATTGCACCACCACCCAGAGTACATACTGGACTGTTGCACTTTATTAAATGATGAATGGAAACGGAGTGAAACTGCTAGGTTGAGAAGCTTAGAAAGTTCAAGTGATCATCTTCCAACATGTTTAGTTCTCTTGCAGAATAAAATGCTTGTTGGACATGTAAAATTAAGTCGCATTCCAAGTATACCTGAAGCATGTTTTTTGGAGTCTGTTGTTATAAGGAAATGTATGAGAGGACAGGGTTATGGTACAGTTCTAATGCAGAAGACTGAGGATTATTGTAGagacatattaaaattgattactatttatttatcaacacAGGGACAAGAAAAGTTTTATGCTAAACTAGGATATATTGAATGCTACCCAGTATCTATTTATGGAGGATGTCCAGGAATGCCAATAATTCAAACTGTTTCAAAGG atagtAACTAA
- the LOC109595168 gene encoding N-alpha-acetyltransferase 80 isoform X1 — protein sequence MTIELLPLHHHPEYILDCCTLLNDEWKRSETARLRSLESSSDHLPTCLVLLQNKMLVGHVKLSRIPSIPEACFLESVVIRKCMRGQGYGTVLMQKTEDYCRDILKLITIYLSTQGQEKFYAKLGYIECYPVSIYGGCPGMPIIQTVSKGNYQSGPPPPPIPQTTKVNSSRKTYMTKSLI from the coding sequence aTGACTATTGAACTTTTACCATTGCACCACCACCCAGAGTACATACTGGACTGTTGCACTTTATTAAATGATGAATGGAAACGGAGTGAAACTGCTAGGTTGAGAAGCTTAGAAAGTTCAAGTGATCATCTTCCAACATGTTTAGTTCTCTTGCAGAATAAAATGCTTGTTGGACATGTAAAATTAAGTCGCATTCCAAGTATACCTGAAGCATGTTTTTTGGAGTCTGTTGTTATAAGGAAATGTATGAGAGGACAGGGTTATGGTACAGTTCTAATGCAGAAGACTGAGGATTATTGTAGagacatattaaaattgattactatttatttatcaacacAGGGACAAGAAAAGTTTTATGCTAAACTAGGATATATTGAATGCTACCCAGTATCTATTTATGGAGGATGTCCAGGAATGCCAATAATTCAAACTGTTTCAAAGGGTAACTATCAATCAGGGCCACCTCCACCACCTATACCACAAACCACAAAAGTAAATTCAAGTAGAAAAACATATATGACAAAaagtcttatttaa